AGATCAGCGGAGGCATCGTCGACATCGACCTCGACTCGACCGGTCGCTGGCTGTTGATAGTCGACGGCTTGGGCCGAGCCTTGGCGTTCGACGGAAACGAGCTGACGCTGCTGGCGGGCGACGGCTACACGGCCGCTTCGTGGTGATGGCTCACAGACCTAGCAGAACCGAATCCTGACCCCACCACCTCGATCTCGGTGCCCACAAATTCTGGCTTGCTGGCCTTGACGTCGAAGCCCCTGATGCCCTCGGGACGCCCGTCGTCTGGCGCGACGAAGCGGATTGTCTGATCGGGGTTGACCACCACCGTGTGCGCTTCGCAGGCCACGCCCAGAACACGGGCCCAGGTCTCGGCCAGTTCGCCGGGCCGCTCGGTTTGGATCTCGAGGCCGCAGATCTCGAGAACCTTGTCGGTTCGGACGTGCTGGCGCCACTGGGGGCCCGCCCATTTCCAGTCATCGACCGGTTGGGCATGGTCTAGCGACACGATGGCACCGGCGACGTCGGCGGGGTGCAGGTGCGTGCCAGACATGGCCGGGCTGTCGTGTTGCCAAACGACACGGATTCCGGCGTCGGCGACCCTGCGTCTGGCCGCCTCCAGATCGTCCAGCTGGAAGATGGCCATGTAGCCGCCGTCACCGCCTCGCCGCTCGATGTAGCGACCCGCCGTGGTGCCCTCGCGCATCGGCGACACGACCTCTAGGAACGTGTCGCCGATTGGCATCAAGAAGTTGTCGAGACCGAACTCGCCCACCCCGGGGTCTTTGAAGCACCTCTCGACTTCCATTGCCGCACAAAGTGCGTCGACAGAGGCGTCGAGATCGGCGGCCACCAGGGCCACTTGGCGGAGTCGGACAGGGTGATGGGCCATGACCCGAGGCTAGACCCAGCGCTTGCGACCATGTCAGTTCTGCGCCCGCCCTGGGTTGTGCCCCCGTCGGCTTCAGCCCGCGTACTGATCGAGGGTCCCCTGCTCGATGGCTGCCAATGCAGCCTCAGCCTCGGCCTCGGAGACGACACCGTCGGCGATGGCACCCTCGAGGTCGCCGTCGGACAAGATGATGACCGCCGCAGCCAAAACGCCCTCGTCGGTCAACGAGTCGGCGGGCTCTGCAGCTTCGGGTGTTTCCGAATCTGCGGGCTCGCTTGCCGGGCTGTCGTCTTCGCGGGGCAACGCCACCGGAATATCCAGGCCTTCGCCCTCGGTGGCGCCGGCGAAATTATCAACCTCGTCGACGGCTCCGGTCGTGGAGATCGTGCCTTCGAGCTCTGGCGCCGACTCGGACGGCTGCGATGCCGCCGGCTCGGCGGCACCGCCCGAGCATGCCGATAGCACCACACCCGATCCCAGCAGCAGCGCTGCGAACTTGCCCGCGAATTTCGACACCACACTTCTCCCAAGTCGCCTATCGGTTCAATCGGCAGAACCGGCTCGATTCGTTAGACCGTCGGGCTCACAGCTCGCCGGGGACCGTCGATGGTGTCT
Above is a genomic segment from Acidimicrobiales bacterium containing:
- a CDS encoding VOC family protein gives rise to the protein MAHHPVRLRQVALVAADLDASVDALCAAMEVERCFKDPGVGEFGLDNFLMPIGDTFLEVVSPMREGTTAGRYIERRGGDGGYMAIFQLDDLEAARRRVADAGIRVVWQHDSPAMSGTHLHPADVAGAIVSLDHAQPVDDWKWAGPQWRQHVRTDKVLEICGLEIQTERPGELAETWARVLGVACEAHTVVVNPDQTIRFVAPDDGRPEGIRGFDVKASKPEFVGTEIEVVGSGFGSARSVSHHHEAAV